In Myxococcus stipitatus, the following are encoded in one genomic region:
- a CDS encoding outer membrane lipoprotein-sorting protein, which translates to MSLKNLLSAAALVVAMLSAPVALALEPAAMVQILSVIDDRQRNSGDYKAHIYLEQKEKDKTDNVREGFVYRRDADDKLMILFSKPKTEAGKGYLRLDKNLWSYDPNVGKWERRTERERIAGTDSRRADFDESRLAEEFDPSYEGEAKLGKYTAHRLNLKVKPNIDVAYPVVKLWVDKESNNILKREEYALSGRLLRTALYPRWKKVFSESKGADVWYPEEIRFYDEVEKANSTIVLIKSVDLRPLEANLFTKAWLESKSR; encoded by the coding sequence ATGAGTCTCAAGAACCTGCTGTCCGCCGCGGCGCTGGTCGTGGCCATGTTGTCCGCGCCCGTGGCGCTGGCCCTCGAGCCAGCCGCCATGGTCCAGATCCTGTCGGTCATCGACGACCGCCAGCGCAACAGTGGCGACTACAAGGCGCACATCTACCTGGAGCAGAAGGAGAAGGACAAAACCGACAACGTGCGCGAGGGCTTCGTCTACCGGCGCGACGCGGACGACAAGCTGATGATTCTCTTCAGCAAGCCCAAGACGGAGGCCGGCAAGGGCTACCTGCGGCTGGACAAGAACCTCTGGAGCTACGACCCCAACGTGGGCAAGTGGGAGCGGCGCACGGAGCGCGAGCGCATCGCGGGCACCGACAGCCGCCGCGCCGACTTCGACGAGTCCCGGCTGGCCGAGGAGTTCGACCCGTCCTACGAGGGCGAGGCGAAGCTGGGCAAGTACACCGCACACCGGTTGAACCTGAAGGTGAAGCCCAACATCGACGTGGCCTACCCCGTGGTGAAGCTCTGGGTGGACAAGGAGTCGAACAACATCCTCAAGCGCGAGGAGTACGCGCTGTCCGGCCGGCTGCTGCGCACCGCGCTCTACCCGCGCTGGAAGAAGGTCTTCAGCGAGTCCAAGGGCGCCGACGTCTGGTACCCGGAGGAGATCCGCTTCTACGACGAGGTGGAGAAGGCCAACTCCACCATCGTCCTCATCAAGTCGGTGGACCTGCGCCCGCTGGAGGCCAACCTCTTCACCAAGGCGTGGCTCGAGAGCAAGAGCCGATGA
- a CDS encoding ABC transporter permease has protein sequence MLQLFLIAFRNLGTHRRRTLLLGGAIAGVTALLVILMALSHGMEETMLRSATTLGSGHVNVAGFYKITSGQAAPVVTAYPKVLELVRKEVPELDYAVQRGRGWAKVVSDKGSLQVGVGGIDIQDEPGFRKVLQVRSGALDDLTQPNTVLVFEKQAKKLEVKVGDTVTISAPTMRGTNNTVDVRVAVIAADVGMMSDFNIFVPSATLRGLYQLRDDSTGAIFLYLKDLQQIPQVQARLREKLTDAGYIVMDNDPRAFWFKFDVVNREDWTGQKLDLTNWEDEMSFITWTLKALNGLTGILTFVLLAIIGVGIMNTLWIAIRERTREIGTLRAIGMQRTRVMLMFLFEAMTLGALSTLSGALIGLIVCVAVDAARVGVPEAAAIFIMSDRLNLVVNASSVVGAMVFITACTTLISLIPSFLAARLKPVTAMHHIG, from the coding sequence ATGCTCCAGCTCTTCCTCATCGCATTCCGAAACCTGGGCACCCACCGCCGCCGCACGCTGCTGCTGGGCGGGGCCATCGCTGGCGTCACCGCGCTGCTCGTCATCCTCATGGCGCTGTCCCATGGGATGGAGGAGACCATGCTCCGGTCCGCCACCACCCTGGGCTCCGGCCACGTCAACGTGGCGGGCTTCTACAAAATCACCTCTGGCCAGGCCGCGCCGGTGGTGACCGCCTACCCGAAGGTCCTCGAGCTGGTCCGCAAGGAAGTGCCGGAGCTGGACTACGCCGTCCAGCGCGGCCGCGGCTGGGCCAAGGTCGTCAGCGACAAGGGCTCGCTCCAGGTGGGCGTGGGAGGCATCGACATCCAGGACGAGCCCGGCTTCCGGAAGGTCCTCCAGGTGCGCTCCGGGGCCCTGGATGACCTGACGCAGCCGAACACCGTGCTGGTGTTCGAGAAGCAGGCGAAGAAGCTCGAGGTGAAGGTGGGCGACACCGTCACCATCTCCGCCCCCACCATGCGCGGCACCAACAACACGGTGGACGTGCGCGTGGCGGTCATCGCCGCGGACGTGGGCATGATGAGCGACTTCAACATCTTCGTGCCCTCGGCGACGTTGCGCGGCCTGTACCAGCTTCGCGACGACTCCACCGGCGCCATCTTCCTGTACCTCAAGGACCTCCAGCAGATTCCCCAGGTCCAGGCGCGGCTGCGCGAGAAGCTGACCGACGCGGGCTACATCGTCATGGACAACGACCCGCGCGCGTTCTGGTTCAAGTTCGACGTCGTCAACCGCGAGGATTGGACGGGCCAGAAGCTGGACCTCACCAACTGGGAGGATGAGATGTCCTTCATCACCTGGACGCTCAAGGCGCTCAACGGGTTGACGGGCATCCTCACCTTCGTGCTGCTGGCCATCATCGGCGTGGGCATCATGAACACGCTGTGGATCGCCATCCGGGAGCGCACGCGCGAGATTGGCACGCTGCGCGCCATCGGGATGCAGCGCACCCGGGTGATGTTGATGTTCCTCTTCGAGGCGATGACGCTCGGCGCGCTGAGCACGCTCAGCGGAGCGCTCATCGGGCTCATCGTGTGCGTGGCCGTGGACGCAGCGCGCGTGGGGGTCCCGGAGGCCGCCGCCATCTTCATCATGTCGGACCGGCTGAACCTGGTCGTGAACGCAAGCTCCGTGGTGGGCGCGATGGTGTTCATCACCGCGTGCACCACGCTCATCTCATTGATTCCTTCCTTCCTCGCCGCGCGCCTCAAGCCCGTGACGGCGATGCACCACATCGGGTGA